The proteins below come from a single Vanacampus margaritifer isolate UIUO_Vmar chromosome 10, RoL_Vmar_1.0, whole genome shotgun sequence genomic window:
- the LOC144059259 gene encoding caspase-3-like isoform X2, which produces MDSVPISKASANNPYGYKMDYPNVGICLIINNKNFDSSTRMSTRNGTDVDAAFAMKTFSELGYTIKVATDQTVKQMKALMLSVSQEDHSSIASFVCVLLSHGEEGVIFGTDGFELLENLTKPFKGNRCRTLVGKPKLFFIQACRGSELDGGIQTDSVEEQTSERIPVEADFLYAYSTAPGYYSWRNTQNGSWFMQALCEMLRRFKGELELMQIMTRVNHKVATHYESSSNLPGFTGKKQIPCIVSMLTKDVYFPK; this is translated from the exons ATGGACTCCGTGCCCATCAGCAAAGCGTCAGCCAACAATCCATACGGGTACAAGATGGACTACCCAAACGTGGGAATCTGCCTGATTATCAACAATAAGAACTTCGACAGCAGCACAA GGATGAGCACTCGTAACGGGACGGACGTCGACGCCGCTTTCGCCATGAAGACTTTTTCAGAACTCGGCTATACCATTAAAGTGGCCACTGATCAGACCGTAAAGCAGATGAAGGCTCTCATGTTGAGCG taTCCCAAGAGGACCACAGCAGCATTGCGTcctttgtgtgcgtgttgctAAGTCACGGCGAAGAAGGTGTGATTTTCGGAACGGATGGATTTGAATTGCTTGAAAATCTGACAAAACCGTTCAAAGGAAATCGCTGCAGGACTCTGGTGGGGAAACCAAAGCTCTTCTTTATACAG gcgtGCCGCGGCTCCGAACTGGACGGTGGGATCCAAACCGACAGTGTGGAGGAGCAAACGTCTGAGAGGATTCCCGTGGAGGCCGACTTCTTGTATGCCTATTCCACAGCGCCAG GCTATTACTCATGGAGGAACACGCAAAACGGCTCCTGGTTCATGCAGGCCTTGTGTGAGATGTTGCGTCGTTTCAAAGGTGAGTTGGAACTGATGCAGATCATGACTCGGGTCAACCACAAGGTGGCGACGCACTACGAATCCAGCTCCAACCTTCCTGGCTTTACCGGCAAGAAGCAGATTCCTTGCATCGTCTCCATGTTGACCAAAGATGTTTACTTCCCCAAATAA
- the irf2b gene encoding interferon regulatory factor 2 — protein MPVDRMRMRPWLEEQINSCQIPGLKWVNKEKRIFQIPWMHAARHGWDLEKDAPLFMRWAIHTGKYQPGKDRPDPKTWKANFRCAMNSLPDIEEVKDKSIKKGTNAFRVYKMLSSSERSMRRGKKRSNKESRPKGHKEVASPSFDRTSLLFHVAQVDNLKQESQNAVEMPHTTKDIPGEEDHVIASELLPFVCQTIEVKTENEEETVSSSHLYPFQISPVSSYQGSGTDSDTEDTQQAVNPAWRRDHGRSVLKVPPSSLPGMATFVRGSKPYCRITTTRDPNHLISYQSDSWSTTPYSHNAVTSSVPVGHTHEMRASVIMKTSDVTTS, from the exons ATGCCTGTCGATCGAATGAGGATGCGGCCGTGGCTGGAGGAACAGATCAACTCTTGCCAGATACCAGGCCTCAAATGGGTTAACAAA gaAAAAAGAATCTTCCAGATCCCTTGGATGCACGCTGCTCGCCACGGATGGGATTTGGAGAAAGACGCTCCTCTCTTCATGAGATGGGCCATACATACTG GTAAGTACCAGCCAGGAAAAGACCGGCCCGACCCAAAGACTTGGAAGGCAAATTTCCGCTGCGCGATGAACAGCTTGCCTGATATCGAGGAGGTGAAGGATAAAAGCATCAAAAAAGGAACAAATGCCTTCAGAGTCTACAAGATGCTGTCATCTTCTGAGAGAAGTATGAGGAGAG GAAAGAAGAGGAGCAACAAAGAGAGTAGGCCCAAAGGACATAAAGAG GTAGCGTCTCCGTCTTTTGACAGGACGTCTCTCCTCTTTCACGTTGCGCAAGTCGACAACTTGAAGCAGGAATCGCAGAATGCCGTCGAGATGCCCCACACGACCAAAG ACATTCCTGGCGAAGAAGATCATGTGATTGCAAGCGAGCTCTTACCATTTGTCTGCcagacaatcgaagtgaaaacCGAGAATGAAGAGGAGACCGTTAGCTCATCCCACTTGTACCCTTTTCAAATCTCTCCCGTGTCTTCATATCAAG GTAGCGGCACGGACAGCGACACTGAGGACACCCAACAG GCAGTCAATCCAGCCTGGAGGCGGGATCACGGCAGGTCAGTTCTTAAGGTTCCCCCCTCTTCCCTCCCCGGCATGGCCACCTTCGTTCGAGGAAGCAAACCGTACTGCCGAATAACCACCACGCGAGACCCCAACCACCTCATCAGCTATCAAAGCGACAGCTGGTCAACGACGCCTTACAGCCACAACGCTGTCACGTCTTCCGTACCCGTCGGCCACACTCACGAGATGCGGGCCAGCGTCATTATGAAAACCTCAGACGTCACCACTTCCTAA
- the cenpu gene encoding uncharacterized protein cenpu isoform X2, with protein MSTRKGRGVMAAPVAPLRNKKKTFLDITETSTIDSAIFIEGLQQENGNALHSTAIEEDFNQSKETRTAKSRVGKKVRQKVKETRPLTNEQAKAKKKSGSANGSSGSQGEPDAGARSKKRQNEVLSSDGDEDTSWNPSAKKAKLKSLARTHKKLSADKVRRDEKTRKRSQGGTELEVVMEAFVDFCGEYRHSVKSPAVKQSIDCFSNNVKEQLLEKIASYKELKVLKRGNAKVCSVIDKKTQKLLDTKSELIRAERQLGLLQKEKADLKLRLEDLRRSQAFLKDVRELNKVYLDYRSAHPAEKETYAASSLPALLLETKHIQEAQDQLEGKK; from the exons ATGAG TACTAGAAAGGGCAGAGGAGTCATGGCGGCTCCCGTTGCGCCACTTAGAAACAAG aaaaaaacatttctggaTATTACCGAAACGTCTACCATTGATAGTGCCATTTTCATAGAAGGGCTGCAGCAAGAAAATG GTAACGCTCTGCACAGTACTGCCATAGAAGAAGATTTTAACCAATCTAAAGAGACCCGGACAGCAAAAAGTCGAGTGGGGAAGAAAGTCAGACAGAAAGTGAAAGAAACCAG GCCTTTGACAAATGAGCAGGCAAAGGCAAAAAAGAAGAGCGGTTCCGCCAATGGGTCAAGCGGCTCACAG GGAGAACCAGACGCCGGCGCTCGCTCcaaaaagagacaaaatgaagTCCTGTCTTCTGATGGGGATGAGGACACAAGCTGG AATCCAAGCGCAAAGAAGGCGAAATTAAAAAGTCTGGCGAGAACCCATAAAAAATTGTCCGCAG ACAAGGTCCGAAGGGATGAGAAGACAAGGAAACGATCTCAGGGAGGAACCGAGTTGGAAGTGGTGATGGAGGCCTTCGTCGATTTCTGTGGCGAGTACAG GCATTCTGTCAAGTCGCCGGCAGTCAAGCAGTCCATCGATTGCTTCTCCAACAATGTCAAGGAGCAACTACTTGAAAAG ATTGCGTCATATAAAGAGTTGAAGGTTCTGAAACGGGGAAATGCCAAG GTGTGCTCCGTGATTGATAAAAAGACACAGAAACTTTTGGATACCAAGAGTGAGCTAATTAG GGCGGAGAGGCAATTGGGCCTGCTGCAAAAAGAGAAAGCTGACCTCAAACTCCGATTAGAAGATCTGCGAAGAAGCCAGGCTTTCCTCAAAGATGTTCGAGAACTCAACAAAGTGTATCTGGACTACCGCTCTGCACATCCGGCAGAGAAAGAGACG TATGCTGCGTCCAGTTTACCAGCTCTACTACTGGAAACCAAACATATTCAAGAAGCACAAGATCaactggaggggaaaaaatga
- the cenpu gene encoding uncharacterized protein cenpu isoform X1 encodes MSTRKGRGVMAAPVAPLRNKKKTFLDITETSTIDSAIFIEGLQQENGNALHSTAIEEDFNQSKETRTAKSRVGKKVRQKVKETRPLTNEQAKAKKKSGSANGSSGSQGEPDAGARSKKRQNEVLSSDGDEDTSWNPSAKKAKLKSLARTHKKLSAADKVRRDEKTRKRSQGGTELEVVMEAFVDFCGEYRHSVKSPAVKQSIDCFSNNVKEQLLEKIASYKELKVLKRGNAKVCSVIDKKTQKLLDTKSELIRAERQLGLLQKEKADLKLRLEDLRRSQAFLKDVRELNKVYLDYRSAHPAEKETYAASSLPALLLETKHIQEAQDQLEGKK; translated from the exons ATGAG TACTAGAAAGGGCAGAGGAGTCATGGCGGCTCCCGTTGCGCCACTTAGAAACAAG aaaaaaacatttctggaTATTACCGAAACGTCTACCATTGATAGTGCCATTTTCATAGAAGGGCTGCAGCAAGAAAATG GTAACGCTCTGCACAGTACTGCCATAGAAGAAGATTTTAACCAATCTAAAGAGACCCGGACAGCAAAAAGTCGAGTGGGGAAGAAAGTCAGACAGAAAGTGAAAGAAACCAG GCCTTTGACAAATGAGCAGGCAAAGGCAAAAAAGAAGAGCGGTTCCGCCAATGGGTCAAGCGGCTCACAG GGAGAACCAGACGCCGGCGCTCGCTCcaaaaagagacaaaatgaagTCCTGTCTTCTGATGGGGATGAGGACACAAGCTGG AATCCAAGCGCAAAGAAGGCGAAATTAAAAAGTCTGGCGAGAACCCATAAAAAATTGTCCGCAG caGACAAGGTCCGAAGGGATGAGAAGACAAGGAAACGATCTCAGGGAGGAACCGAGTTGGAAGTGGTGATGGAGGCCTTCGTCGATTTCTGTGGCGAGTACAG GCATTCTGTCAAGTCGCCGGCAGTCAAGCAGTCCATCGATTGCTTCTCCAACAATGTCAAGGAGCAACTACTTGAAAAG ATTGCGTCATATAAAGAGTTGAAGGTTCTGAAACGGGGAAATGCCAAG GTGTGCTCCGTGATTGATAAAAAGACACAGAAACTTTTGGATACCAAGAGTGAGCTAATTAG GGCGGAGAGGCAATTGGGCCTGCTGCAAAAAGAGAAAGCTGACCTCAAACTCCGATTAGAAGATCTGCGAAGAAGCCAGGCTTTCCTCAAAGATGTTCGAGAACTCAACAAAGTGTATCTGGACTACCGCTCTGCACATCCGGCAGAGAAAGAGACG TATGCTGCGTCCAGTTTACCAGCTCTACTACTGGAAACCAAACATATTCAAGAAGCACAAGATCaactggaggggaaaaaatga
- the LOC144059259 gene encoding caspase-3-like isoform X1 — translation MAESVDALTVERPEDTVDALKLFSNRKNSSKSSQEAEEMDSVPISKASANNPYGYKMDYPNVGICLIINNKNFDSSTRMSTRNGTDVDAAFAMKTFSELGYTIKVATDQTVKQMKALMLSVSQEDHSSIASFVCVLLSHGEEGVIFGTDGFELLENLTKPFKGNRCRTLVGKPKLFFIQACRGSELDGGIQTDSVEEQTSERIPVEADFLYAYSTAPGYYSWRNTQNGSWFMQALCEMLRRFKGELELMQIMTRVNHKVATHYESSSNLPGFTGKKQIPCIVSMLTKDVYFPK, via the exons ATGGCTGAAAGCGTAGATGCTCTTACTGTGGAGAGGCCTGAGGACACTGTGGACGCcttgaaattattttcaaatag gaagAATTCATCAAAATCCAGTCAAGAAGCTGAGGAAATGGACTCCGTGCCCATCAGCAAAGCGTCAGCCAACAATCCATACGGGTACAAGATGGACTACCCAAACGTGGGAATCTGCCTGATTATCAACAATAAGAACTTCGACAGCAGCACAA GGATGAGCACTCGTAACGGGACGGACGTCGACGCCGCTTTCGCCATGAAGACTTTTTCAGAACTCGGCTATACCATTAAAGTGGCCACTGATCAGACCGTAAAGCAGATGAAGGCTCTCATGTTGAGCG taTCCCAAGAGGACCACAGCAGCATTGCGTcctttgtgtgcgtgttgctAAGTCACGGCGAAGAAGGTGTGATTTTCGGAACGGATGGATTTGAATTGCTTGAAAATCTGACAAAACCGTTCAAAGGAAATCGCTGCAGGACTCTGGTGGGGAAACCAAAGCTCTTCTTTATACAG gcgtGCCGCGGCTCCGAACTGGACGGTGGGATCCAAACCGACAGTGTGGAGGAGCAAACGTCTGAGAGGATTCCCGTGGAGGCCGACTTCTTGTATGCCTATTCCACAGCGCCAG GCTATTACTCATGGAGGAACACGCAAAACGGCTCCTGGTTCATGCAGGCCTTGTGTGAGATGTTGCGTCGTTTCAAAGGTGAGTTGGAACTGATGCAGATCATGACTCGGGTCAACCACAAGGTGGCGACGCACTACGAATCCAGCTCCAACCTTCCTGGCTTTACCGGCAAGAAGCAGATTCCTTGCATCGTCTCCATGTTGACCAAAGATGTTTACTTCCCCAAATAA
- the cenpu gene encoding uncharacterized protein cenpu isoform X3: protein MRKGRGVMAAPVAPLRNKKKTFLDITETSTIDSAIFIEGLQQENGNALHSTAIEEDFNQSKETRTAKSRVGKKVRQKVKETRPLTNEQAKAKKKSGSANGSSGSQGEPDAGARSKKRQNEVLSSDGDEDTSWNPSAKKAKLKSLARTHKKLSAADKVRRDEKTRKRSQGGTELEVVMEAFVDFCGEYRHSVKSPAVKQSIDCFSNNVKEQLLEKIASYKELKVLKRGNAKVCSVIDKKTQKLLDTKSELIRAERQLGLLQKEKADLKLRLEDLRRSQAFLKDVRELNKVYLDYRSAHPAEKETYAASSLPALLLETKHIQEAQDQLEGKK, encoded by the exons ATGAG AAAGGGCAGAGGAGTCATGGCGGCTCCCGTTGCGCCACTTAGAAACAAG aaaaaaacatttctggaTATTACCGAAACGTCTACCATTGATAGTGCCATTTTCATAGAAGGGCTGCAGCAAGAAAATG GTAACGCTCTGCACAGTACTGCCATAGAAGAAGATTTTAACCAATCTAAAGAGACCCGGACAGCAAAAAGTCGAGTGGGGAAGAAAGTCAGACAGAAAGTGAAAGAAACCAG GCCTTTGACAAATGAGCAGGCAAAGGCAAAAAAGAAGAGCGGTTCCGCCAATGGGTCAAGCGGCTCACAG GGAGAACCAGACGCCGGCGCTCGCTCcaaaaagagacaaaatgaagTCCTGTCTTCTGATGGGGATGAGGACACAAGCTGG AATCCAAGCGCAAAGAAGGCGAAATTAAAAAGTCTGGCGAGAACCCATAAAAAATTGTCCGCAG caGACAAGGTCCGAAGGGATGAGAAGACAAGGAAACGATCTCAGGGAGGAACCGAGTTGGAAGTGGTGATGGAGGCCTTCGTCGATTTCTGTGGCGAGTACAG GCATTCTGTCAAGTCGCCGGCAGTCAAGCAGTCCATCGATTGCTTCTCCAACAATGTCAAGGAGCAACTACTTGAAAAG ATTGCGTCATATAAAGAGTTGAAGGTTCTGAAACGGGGAAATGCCAAG GTGTGCTCCGTGATTGATAAAAAGACACAGAAACTTTTGGATACCAAGAGTGAGCTAATTAG GGCGGAGAGGCAATTGGGCCTGCTGCAAAAAGAGAAAGCTGACCTCAAACTCCGATTAGAAGATCTGCGAAGAAGCCAGGCTTTCCTCAAAGATGTTCGAGAACTCAACAAAGTGTATCTGGACTACCGCTCTGCACATCCGGCAGAGAAAGAGACG TATGCTGCGTCCAGTTTACCAGCTCTACTACTGGAAACCAAACATATTCAAGAAGCACAAGATCaactggaggggaaaaaatga